The proteins below come from a single Burkholderia sp. FERM BP-3421 genomic window:
- the leuA gene encoding 2-isopropylmalate synthase, translating into MKRNPAEKYRPFEPVRLHGRKWPTRAIERAPIWMSTDLRDGNQSLIEPMSIEQKLECFDMLVAIGFKEIEVGFPSASQTDFDFVRKLIDERRIPDDVTIEVLVQSREDLIARTFEALDGVPRAIVHLYNAICPSFRRIVFGLSKDEVKALAVDGTRLIKEHAQARPGTRWTYQYSPETFSMSELPFAREVCDAVAQTWRPTRDHKMIVNLPATVEAAMPNVFADQIEWMDRNLGYRDSIVLSVHPHNDRGTAVAAAELALLAGADRIEGCLFGNGERTGNVDLVTLALNLYTQGIDPGLDFSDIDAVRRVVERCNQIPVHPRHPYAGDLVFTAFSGSHQDAIRKGFAQQQADAIWEVPYLPIDPADLGRSYDAVIRVNSQSGKGGATFLLERGLGFTPPRRVQIEFSHAVQALADRSGEEVTGEAICALFAREYLEPAGPAARAGGTVRWHDRDISTACAVPVDATPTVAAERAVAGFAAAGGTAMELASCEVVRAADGRTAVFVGCKVRGAALRHGVGVHEHAVVAAIDAVASAINRSEWSRADRRAAA; encoded by the coding sequence ATGAAGCGCAACCCCGCCGAGAAATACCGACCGTTCGAGCCTGTCCGTCTCCACGGACGCAAGTGGCCGACCCGCGCCATCGAACGCGCGCCGATCTGGATGAGCACCGATCTGCGCGACGGCAACCAGTCCCTGATCGAACCGATGAGCATCGAACAGAAGCTCGAATGCTTCGACATGCTGGTCGCGATCGGTTTCAAGGAGATCGAAGTCGGTTTTCCCTCGGCGTCGCAAACCGACTTCGATTTCGTGCGCAAGCTCATCGACGAACGGCGCATCCCCGACGACGTGACGATCGAAGTGCTCGTGCAATCGCGCGAGGACCTGATCGCGCGCACCTTCGAGGCCCTCGACGGCGTGCCGCGCGCGATCGTGCATCTGTACAACGCGATCTGCCCGTCGTTCCGGCGCATCGTGTTCGGCCTCTCGAAGGACGAGGTGAAGGCGCTCGCGGTCGACGGCACGCGGCTCATCAAGGAACACGCGCAGGCGCGGCCGGGCACCCGCTGGACCTACCAGTACTCGCCCGAGACCTTCAGCATGAGCGAGCTGCCGTTCGCGCGCGAGGTGTGCGACGCCGTCGCGCAGACCTGGCGGCCGACGCGCGATCACAAGATGATCGTCAATCTGCCCGCCACCGTCGAAGCCGCGATGCCGAACGTATTCGCCGACCAGATCGAATGGATGGACCGCAACCTCGGCTACCGCGACAGCATCGTGCTGTCCGTGCATCCGCACAACGATCGCGGCACCGCCGTCGCCGCGGCGGAGCTGGCGCTCCTCGCCGGCGCGGACCGCATCGAGGGCTGCCTGTTCGGCAACGGCGAACGCACCGGCAACGTCGACCTCGTCACGCTCGCGCTCAACCTGTACACGCAGGGCATCGACCCGGGCCTCGACTTCTCGGACATCGACGCGGTGCGCCGCGTGGTCGAACGCTGCAACCAGATCCCGGTCCATCCGCGTCATCCGTACGCGGGCGACCTCGTATTCACCGCCTTCTCCGGCTCGCACCAGGATGCGATCCGCAAGGGCTTCGCGCAGCAGCAGGCCGACGCGATCTGGGAAGTGCCGTACCTGCCGATCGATCCCGCCGACCTCGGCCGCAGCTACGACGCCGTGATCCGCGTGAACAGCCAGTCCGGCAAGGGCGGCGCGACCTTCCTGCTGGAACGCGGCCTCGGCTTCACGCCGCCGCGTCGCGTGCAGATCGAATTCAGCCACGCGGTGCAGGCGCTCGCCGATCGTTCGGGCGAGGAAGTGACGGGCGAGGCGATCTGCGCGCTGTTCGCCCGCGAATACCTCGAACCCGCCGGCCCCGCCGCACGCGCGGGCGGCACCGTGCGCTGGCACGATCGCGACATCTCGACCGCCTGCGCGGTGCCCGTCGACGCGACGCCGACCGTCGCGGCCGAACGCGCGGTCGCCGGCTTCGCGGCGGCGGGCGGCACCGCGATGGAGCTGGCGTCGTGCGAGGTGGTGCGCGCGGCGGATGGCCGCACGGCGGTCTTCGTCGGCTGCAAGGTGCGCGGCGCGGCGCTGCGCCACGGGGTCGGCGTGCACGAGCACGCGGTGGTCGCCGCGATCGACGCGGTCGCGAGCGCGATCAACCGTTCGGAATGGAGCCGCGCGGATCGCCGCGCGGCGGCTTGA
- the ybiB gene encoding DNA-binding protein YbiB, giving the protein MTDSHDTAPFPCARFIKEIGRGPHGARALSADDTFALYRAMLDGRVSDAELGAILIAYRLKGETADELAAMLAAAHASFEPLRVRDGAFRPVSIPSYNGARKQANLVPLLALLLAREGVPVLVHGVTEDPGRVTSAEIFAALSIPAARSHDEIEDTLAERRVAFAPITLLAPPLARLLAMRRVLGVRNSTHTLVKILQPFEPAGLRLVNYTHPPYRESLAQLFTGHPEVAAGGALLARGTEGEAVADTRRQVQVDWLHDGRCDTLIEPERAAADAAPVDLPAARDAATTAAWTDAVLRGDVPVPDTVARQVELIARLTRIAA; this is encoded by the coding sequence ATGACCGACTCCCACGACACCGCCCCCTTTCCGTGCGCCCGCTTCATCAAGGAAATCGGCCGCGGACCGCACGGCGCGCGCGCGCTGTCGGCCGACGACACCTTCGCGCTGTACCGGGCGATGCTCGACGGCCGGGTCTCCGACGCGGAACTGGGCGCGATCCTGATCGCGTATCGCCTGAAGGGCGAGACCGCCGACGAACTGGCGGCGATGCTCGCCGCCGCGCATGCGTCGTTCGAGCCGCTGCGGGTCCGCGACGGCGCGTTCCGCCCGGTCTCGATCCCGAGCTACAACGGCGCGCGCAAGCAGGCGAACCTGGTGCCGCTGCTCGCGCTGCTGCTCGCGCGCGAAGGCGTGCCCGTGCTCGTGCACGGCGTCACCGAGGATCCCGGCCGCGTGACGAGCGCGGAAATCTTCGCCGCGCTGTCGATCCCCGCGGCGCGCTCGCACGACGAGATCGAGGACACCCTCGCCGAACGCCGCGTCGCGTTCGCGCCGATCACGCTGCTCGCGCCGCCGCTCGCACGCCTGCTCGCGATGCGCCGCGTGCTCGGCGTGCGCAATTCGACGCATACGCTCGTGAAGATCCTGCAGCCGTTCGAGCCGGCCGGCCTGCGGCTCGTCAACTATACGCATCCGCCCTATCGCGAGAGCCTCGCGCAGCTGTTCACCGGGCATCCCGAGGTCGCCGCGGGCGGCGCGCTGCTCGCGCGCGGCACCGAGGGCGAGGCGGTCGCCGACACGCGCCGCCAGGTGCAGGTCGACTGGCTGCACGACGGCCGCTGCGACACGCTGATCGAGCCGGAACGCGCGGCGGCCGATGCGGCGCCCGTCGACCTGCCCGCGGCGCGCGACGCGGCCACCACCGCCGCGTGGACAGACGCGGTGCTGCGCGGCGACGTCCCGGTGCCGGACACGGTCGCGCGCCAGGTCGAGCTGATCGCGCGACTCACGCGGATCGCCGCCTGA
- the maiA gene encoding maleylacetoacetate isomerase, with amino-acid sequence MKLYSYFRSSASYRVRIALNLKQRTYEYVPVHMLRDGGQQLKDEYRALNPDGIVPTFVDGEATLQQSLAIIEYLEEAYPEPPLLPKAALDRAYVRAIALQIACEIHPLDNLRVLKYLKHALGVDEDAKNAWYRHWIEAGFKTLETRLAGDPRVGRLCFGDTPTLADLCLAPQVFNAQRFSIDLQPYPTIRRIYEYAMTLEAFRAAAPGEQPDAE; translated from the coding sequence ATGAAGCTGTACAGCTATTTCCGGAGTTCGGCGTCGTATCGGGTGCGTATCGCGCTGAACCTGAAGCAGCGCACGTACGAGTACGTGCCCGTGCACATGCTGCGCGACGGCGGCCAGCAGCTGAAGGACGAATACCGCGCACTGAATCCGGACGGGATCGTGCCGACCTTCGTCGACGGCGAGGCGACGCTTCAGCAATCGCTCGCGATCATCGAGTACCTGGAGGAAGCCTATCCGGAGCCGCCGCTGCTGCCGAAGGCGGCGCTCGACCGCGCCTATGTGCGGGCGATCGCGCTGCAGATCGCGTGCGAGATCCACCCGCTCGACAACCTGCGCGTGCTCAAGTACCTGAAACATGCGCTCGGCGTCGACGAGGACGCGAAGAACGCGTGGTACCGGCACTGGATCGAGGCGGGATTCAAGACGCTGGAGACGCGGCTCGCGGGCGATCCGCGCGTGGGCAGGCTGTGCTTCGGCGATACCCCGACGCTGGCCGACCTGTGCCTGGCGCCGCAGGTGTTCAACGCCCAGCGCTTCTCGATCGACCTGCAGCCGTATCCGACGATCCGGCGCATCTACGAATACGCGATGACGCTCGAGGCGTTCCGCGCGGCCGCGCCGGGCGAGCAGCCCGACGCGGAGTGA